GAGACATGGCTCTGGGATGGGACCTTGCCAGCATACATGGGGCAACCAGGGGTGTATATCTGGCCATGGAGCATTGGGGGTGCCTGTGTGGGAGATTAAACAGGCAGTGGGGCAGGATGTAGCTGTGTCCTGACACAGCAGGGTGGTTGTCCCTAGATGGTGCTGCTTGGGGCTGGGGGACCTGTGTGACACCCTGGGaagtggcaggagctggcatCCACTTacccagctgtgcagggtgtAGTGGGGAGCAGGGTCCTACTGTAGCAGTTTCTGGCTGCTGGGAAATCCAGGGAGGCAGGAACTGGTGTGCACAGCTCTTCGCCAGCGTGTTGGAAACAgtctgggcactgccaggccaTGCAGAGGGGCTGTCATGGGGCCAGACCCCAAAGTGCTTTCCCTTATAATTGCACCAGTGAAGCTGGAGCACCTGAGGAGGGGTGCTGGGCATTTGGCTTCAGCCATGATGGATCTCTGGCTGTGCCGGGGTATTTCACTGTGCCCTGGAGGTGTGGGGGCATTGGAGGCCACTGTGGCATCCCACCCTTTAGGGGAAGGGAGCACCATCTTCACCTTCCCATCTGATTGCAGCTGTCACACAATTGCACCTACAACTGGCTTGAATACAACCAAGAGCCATAGATACATTATCCTGGAGTGTTTCAATGTTGTTAGCAATTAATTGTTGATGAGAATCAACTGGAATCCGAACGTTTGGCGATTATTGTGTATGCACTGATATGATTCCAATTGCTGGATTTCAGTATCACCCGGTTTATGGCCAAAATTCTCTTGCGAATCTGACACCTGAATTGCATCAAATGGGATAGTTATTTATGTGTGGAGATTTCCCTCTCCACCCTGAGGTCTAGTAGATTTGGGGGGAGTTGAAGGATATAAAGAATAATCTTTTCCCAGTTCTCCGTCATGGGGATCGCCCTGTATGTTTCCATCCCATGTAAGTCTGCTAGACTTTTTCTGGAACTTTGATATCACCATGTATGGCACTGTTTTGGTAGCAGTTTGCTGACCCTATCCATCGTCTGCATTTCAATTTTAAGTAAAGCTCATAATGCTATTTCCTCATCATCAGATGAAAATGTTACATGTATTTTTTGGTCAGGGTAACAGACCCATTTACTGTCTTCCAGCTCCCTCATTGCATATAGAAAGTCAGAGTTGTGAGATTGTATTTCTGCAAATTGTCCAGATGCTGTATCCTGCACTGGTGCCTCCTTTCCCAGAGACTCCACTGACCTGGCTTGGGCCAGCCACCACTTGGCTTCTACTTCTCCTTGATCTCCTCCTGGAGCAAGAACAGCACCTGCTCCATCATGGCGGGTACTGTACTATCTGCTGGGTCAGATCATCCAGGATGGAGCAGATCAGCTTATTCAGCCCTTTCCTACAAGAGGCATCAAAGGAGCACCCAGGAAGGCATAGAGGgatcccctgcctgcagcaccctcACCCATGTCCTGGCCAATCTGGTCCCCAGGACaagcagggacactgcaggacAGCACAGTGCTCATGAAATGGTGGGGGGAATCCCAggccccagctgctggcactttGAACCTCCTTCACATCCTGTGTGCTCTGTAGCTGAGCCAGCTCTCATTAACCATTACATCTTGGGTGTGGCGGGAGGGTGGAGATGCCAGGGCTCCTGGGCACCAGCGCACGTGGACTCCTGAGAGTATGGCTGCAACAGGAGCCTTGggtggcagagctgtccctgcagttcCACAACTCTGTGGCACTCTGTGGCTTTAGCTGGGGGACAAATGCTGACAAGTGGGAGGAGAGGTGATGAGGGCTCCATTCCCAACCCTTCATGGCTTGGGCTTAGTGCATCCATAGCATCCACATTAGGGCAGTATTCGACCAGGGTTCAGGGCATCCTCCTGTGGCACTGGCAATACCTCTGCCACGTGTGACCAGGGCTGGACTTTGTCTGAcggggcactgccctgggcacagtcctggcacagggtccAGTACTGCCCCAGGCACAGTCCTGGCACAGGAACCAGCCAGTTGtgcaggctgccagcagggagaaCAGCCAGTGCTGTGTGGACTCACTGTTAGCCATGGAGCAGGAAGATGGAatcaggcaggagctgggaagccTCCATGGCATCCCCCTCTTCAAGAGTTTCATTGAGGGCTGGCCACAGGTGAAGGCTTTCCAAGCCCGTCCAGACGACCTGCTCATCTCCACCTACCCCAAATCAGGTGAGTGGCCCTGAGGAAGGGTGCAGGGGGGATGGGGTGACACCAGCCTTAGCAATACTGTCCCTGTGCTTCAGGCACAACATGGCTGAGTGAGATCATGGACATGATCTACCACGATGGCAATGTGGAGAAGTGCCGACGGGACGCCATCTACAACCGTGTGCCCTTCCTGGAAATGAAGGTCTCCAAGGGTCTGAGTGGTGagcttccccagcccagctgcctggctTGGGTGGAGAGGGAACAGAGCCAGCGTGGGGGTGAGGGTGCTGGGGCTCACACCTCTAAgtcccctgtgccacaggcattgagcagctggagaaaaccCCATCCCCACGGCTGGTAAAGACCCATCTCCCGGTCCAGCTCCTCCCGACCTCCTTCTGGGAGAAGGACTGCAAGGTAACATGGCAGGTGGCCCCTGTCTCTCTCCCCATCTGGGTTGGTGGGGAGAAGGCACCACTCTGTGCCTCTCAAACACATCCTTGGCTCTCCCCAGATTATCTACATGGCCCGCAACCCCAAGGATGTTGCTGTCTCCTACTACTTCTTCCACCAGATGGCCAAGATACACCCTGACCCTGGCACAAAGGCTGAGTTCTTGGAGAACTTCATGGCTGGCAAAGGTGTGGGATTCCCACCCTGGGAAGCCAGGGAGAAGTACATCCCCTGCTACCCGCGTTTTCAGCTAATCCCTTGACTATATCCCGCAGTGGCCTATGGGTCCTGGTACGACCACGTGCGCGGATGGtgggaggagaagcagaagaagaagaTACTCTACCTCTTCTATGAGGACATGAAGAAGGTGAGGCTGGAATGGAGGGGAAGGAGCCCTGATCATCCCCCCCCGCAGTTTTTTTGGCAGCCTTCTCATGTCAGTCACCCTGCAGGACCCACGGCGGGAGGTGCAGAAGATCTTGCAGTTTCTGGGCAAAGAGTTGGAGGAGGGAACAGTGGAGAGGATTCTGCACCACACCTCCTTCCAGGAGATGAAGAAGAACCCTGCTGCCAACTATGAGACCATGCTCCCCACCTTGATGGATCACAGCCTCTCCCCCTTCCTTCGGAAAGGTGGGGTTCGGCTGGTGGTGGAGGATTTGGGAGGGACGTCCCTGGATTGTATTTCAGCACCCATCTGTGGCTGCAAATATTTCATGTGTGTGAGGATTTACCCCAGTTATTTTCTTGCTGCCAGGGATCTCTGGAGACTGGAAGAACCACTTCACTGTGGCCCAGAATGAGCGCTTCAACCAGCACTACCAGGAGCACATGGCAGGTTCTGACCTCCACTTCCAGATGGAAGTGTGAGAGGCTCATCTCCCTTCCCAGGAGGACTGTGATTCTCCTTGCTGTCCCAGTGGGGAGGGTGGATCCAGATGAAGATTCTTGCACTAATTCACTTTCTCCCCTGCAATAAATCGTGATAAATGGAGGTTGAGTCATTGCCGGCAGGGAAAATGAGGGTGGGACCTGAACCCTGCAGGTGTTCCTCCTGGAACATCTTCACGGTCATCCGGAGAGAGGGTAGGCACACAGTGGATTTTTAGCTAGTGATGGTCAGGCATCACTAGGAGTGGGCACCCTCCCAGAAACCACCACTGGCCCCTGTCAACttgggctgccccagcctgccaAGGCACCTGGAGGGACCAAATATTGCTGAGGAGTGGAAAATTCCCAGAGCACCAGCGAATccagtgctgccacagccctTGCATGCACGGGAGCTTTCATGCCTCTGGGTTGTGGCGAGTTTCTTGACAGAGTGGGTGGGGATGAGGCTCTTCTTGGCCCAGCTGGAGCTTGGCAGCCCATGGTCTGGGAACAAAGGTGAAGGGAAACAGCTCCCTACATGTTGCCAGGCTCAGCAACATCACAGTCGTTGATAGATAGAGAACATTCCCTGCAACCTTCAACCTGGCTGCACCTTGCCCTTGCTCTAGGATTCCTGGAGCAAACCAGTCCCTGTCCCACTGGGGGCAAGGGTGTGCTTTGGAgccccaaattccccatttATGCTCCATTTCTGGTCGGTTCTTGAGTTCAAAGATTGCAGCTTCTTGTCGAGACAGCCTTATAGGGTTGTTCTGTCCCAAAGAGATGTAGCCCAGATCCAACTGCTAAAGAGCAGCAGTGCTATGAGAGGACCTACCTCACAGAAATCCTTTTTGCACATTCATTTAAATGCCACTGGAGATGTCTTCCACTGGAAGATGTGCTTCCCCAGCTCCTAGCTTTGCCTGCCCTGTTTGCACGTGCAGCAAATTTTGTTGGCATATGAACAGCAAAACACCTGAACACCTGCCATGGCATGCCTCATCTCACTGGGAACGTCTCACCGGGGACAAATCAGGGACGTTTTTCTCAAGGCTGGCCCTTCCCAGTTGCCATCTCTCCTACCCTTCTCACTTCCTCCCGGCTAAGGTAAGGAAGAACATTTCACCACTATCAGCACCTTTAAACACTTTTCCCAGGAGTACTTGTGCTTTGCAACCCCGCAAACTTTGGACCCGTATTTGAGTGGAGTAGGGGTACGACCAAAGCCTGAACTCATATCCCGCTTACAAGCTTCATAGTGTAGTAGGGGGTACGACCAAAGCCTGAACTCATATCCCGCTTACAAGCTTCACGTCGGTGTGAGGAGCTGGGGACGTCCAGGCAGGTGATTCTGGCACCAGGACAGGGTGATGTTCAGCCTCTCGGGATGTGGGTTGGGATTTCTTCCCTATGTGTACCACTGCGGGTGGAGGGGAAGCTGTGATTTCCACTCCCGCTGCCCGTGCGCGTCCCGGCGGGGGCTGAGCGCGGACAGCTCACCACAGGCATCCGGGGCCGTCCTCACCCCCGCTCGCCCCTTCCCCGCACTCCGCCCGCCGCAAAACCGGCACCAAGTCGCTCCGGGCTCCCGTCCCAGCGGTGTCCCCCGCCTCCCTGCGGCCTCCGTCTTccctgcaggggaaggaaatCACCAAATCCCGCCCTGTAAGCGGCGGACATAGCTttgcctcctccctgccagggcgCCCGGAAAAGAGGCAAGTAACCGGGGGGCTTTGGCCACGGTCGTTTCGGAGTGCCCTGGCCTCGTAAGCGGGGGACCTGCAGGGTACGGGGGCTCCGTGTCCCCGCAAGCCCCCAGGAGGTGGAAGCAAGACACCAAGCCTCTCTCCAGAAATCACAGCATGGGGGTTTTGCAGCTGGCATGTCCAGCGTTTCTGTCCTGGATGGTGGGTGGAAAGGCTTCCTGGGCAGAGAGTCCTGTGAGTCCTGCTCCACGTTCTTGTGTCTCTGTCAAACTCTCACTCAAGCCCCCCAAAAGCAAGGCTTCCCGTGCTGCTGTTCAACGGagagatggggaggaaaaaacaaagagaaaccAGCCTGCAACTCCAGCCAGGAATGTGCCTGAGAGTTTTTACTCCCAGAAACAGCGCTGCCAGCTTGATATGGGTAGCTGCCCACTGCCTGTCTGACCTGAGCCGCCCAGAACTGGCAATGCCCTTCCACTCTTCCTGCACGGCCACCTGggccccaaaatcccc
The genomic region above belongs to Ficedula albicollis isolate OC2 chromosome 4, FicAlb1.5, whole genome shotgun sequence and contains:
- the LOC101812631 gene encoding sulfotransferase 1 family member D1-like, coding for MEQEDGIRQELGSLHGIPLFKSFIEGWPQVKAFQARPDDLLISTYPKSGTTWLSEIMDMIYHDGNVEKCRRDAIYNRVPFLEMKVSKGLSGIEQLEKTPSPRLVKTHLPVQLLPTSFWEKDCKIIYMARNPKDVAVSYYFFHQMAKIHPDPGTKAEFLENFMAGKVAYGSWYDHVRGWWEEKQKKKILYLFYEDMKKDPRREVQKILQFLGKELEEGTVERILHHTSFQEMKKNPAANYETMLPTLMDHSLSPFLRKGISGDWKNHFTVAQNERFNQHYQEHMAGSDLHFQMEV